CGCGGCCGAGCAGCGCCTGATGGCCCAAATGAATTCCGTCGAAATTCCCCATCAACAGAATCGGGTGGGGAATCGCAAGAGCACGGCTCTCGAGGTGACGGAGAATCTCCATGGGTCGGGCCAAGCCGATCAACGATCAACGTTGTGCGCGCATCGGCTCCGCAATTTTAAACGACCGAGCAGCGAAATGAAATTGGATTCGTGGGGTAAAAAAGGCGACAGACTACGAGCCTAAAGTCTTCAGCCTCTGCTTCGCTCTCCCCGCCTCTTCAGACTGGGGAAAGCGATCGACCAGCTCCTGTAGGATCAAACGGGCGTCCACCTTGTCGCCCAGCTCGGCGAAGGCGAATCCTTGCTTGAGCAGCGCCGCCGGCACCTTATCGCCCTTGGGGTATCTCCGCCTGACCGCGTCGAACTCCAGGATCGCTTGGTCGTACTCCTTCAGGCCATAATAGCACTCGCCGAGCCAATACTGCGCGTTGTCCGCGAGGGCGCTGTTGGGATGCTTCTTGAGAAATTCTCTCAACCGGGGAATCGCGGCTCGATACTCTTTGCGCTCCACGAGCCTCCACGCATCGTCGTAATCTTTTTTGGCGGCTTCGGACTCGGGGGCGGCTTTATCGCGCGGGTCGGTCACGGCGCCGGGCGGCGCGCTCTCCGCCGTCCTCCCCTGCATGCCTTCCCGGAGCGATCGTATCTCTTCATCGCGCTGCTTCAGAAGAGCGGCCTGCGCTTTGAGCTCTTCGCCGACCTTGCCGACCTTCGCCTCCAGATCCTTGATTCTCTGGTCCCCCTCCTTCGTCGATCGGCCGATCTGCCGGTCGAGCTGGTAGCGAACCTCTTCCATCTTTTCTTTGAGCGCGTTGATCTCCCGGCGCATCTGGTCGACGTTCGCGGAAGTATCGGCAAGACTTGCGCGAATAGAATCCAAATCGCCGCGGCTGGTCGTCGTCTGACTTCGGAGAGTCCGTTGTTCACGCTCGATGATGTCCACTTGTTGCGGCGTGACGCAGGCGGGCAGCGCCGCGGCCGCCAGCGCAAAAACAACAATGTAAGGACGGTTCATTGAAAACACGGAGCTATATGAAAATAGACGGGCGATCGACAACGCTGCGCTGTTTCAAGTTCAAGGCTCAAGTTGACTTGAAACTCGATCCTTTCGATAAACTCAGGACTTCGAGTCGTGAGCCTCAGTCGAGCGATCGACCCTGAGCCCTTCGACTTCGCTCAGGACAGGCGCGTCGAAGGGTAACCGGCAAAGATTCCTGCCGAAGATTCTTAGGAAGCCGGACGTCCGGCGGTGACCACAAAACGGTCGCGACGGTTTTTTTGCCAGCAGTCCTCAGTCTGCTCTTTGCAAACCTGAAGCTCTTCGCCGTAGCTGATCGTGGACAACCGCGCAGCCGGTATCCCCAAGGTGATCAGATAATCCTTCGCCGCCTGCGCGCGCTTGGCGCCGAGCGCCAGGTTGTACTCGTTCGTGCCGCGCTCGTCGCAATGGCCTTCGATCTCGACCCGAGCGGCCGGATTGGCTTTGAGCCAGTCCGCGTTTGTTTTTAGCGTGGCGCGCGCGTCCGGACGCAGATCGAAGCTGTCATAAGCGAAATAAACCTCTTTCAGCGGACCATCGCTGACCGGAAGCTTGCCCTTGCTCGCATCTTCCAGACTTCCGCCGCGCGTAGTGGACTCGCCGGTCTTGGATTGTTGCTGGCCTTTTCCACCCGCCGTGCCTTGGGAAGCTGCGTCACCCTGGGGTGTGGGAGTAGGCTTTGGACAGCCTCCTATGACGAAAAGAAATGCCAAAAAGGCGGTTCCCCAAAGCAGCGTGTTTACCCGATCGAACATTTTTTCTCCTTTCATTTCAAGTCATTCCAAGCGCGCAGACCATGAAGGATTTGTATCATCAGACCCGGAGGCTGTCAATGTAGCCTGGTTTTCGCCGGTGTCGCGCATGATGTAAAGACGATAACGTCCGCCGCCGCGATTCGACGCAAAGGCGAGAAATCTTCCGTCCGGCGCCCAGGAAGGGTCTTCGTTGTCTCCGGAGCCGGAGGTGAGTTGCTGCGGTTCTCCGCCCTGTACGGAAATGGTAAAAACCTGGAAGCGCCCGGCGACTCTGCTCGTATAGGCGATCTTGTCTCCCTTGGGCGACCAGTCCGGCGAAGTGTTATAGGACCCCGAGAACGTAAGCCTTCGGACGCTGCCGCTGCCGAGATCCATAATATAAATCTGTGGACTGCCGCTGCGATTGGAAACGAACGCCAGGCGATTGCCGTCCGGCGACCACGAGGGCGAGACGTCGATGCCGCGGTCTTCGGTCAATCGTCTGAGAATTTTTCCGCTGCGGTCCAGCAAATAGAGATCGGTGTTGCCGCCGCGCTCGAACGATACGGCGATCGTTTGTCCGTCGGGCGACCATTTTCCGCCGATGCTCGAGCCGCTGCGGTCGGAGATTCGAGTCTCCCTTCCCGTCGTCAGATCATACAGGAAAAGACCCCGCACTCCGTCTTTGTAAGAAGTATAAAGAACCGTCCGGCCGTCGGGACTCCACGCGGGAGAAAGATTGATCGAGCGGTTGTTGGTGATCTGGCTTTTTTCGCTGCCGTCGAGATGGGAGACGTAGACTTCCTTGAGGCTGCCGCCGGCTTTCGAGACGTAGGCGATGCGCGAGTTGAAGGGGCCCGGAGTGCCGGTAAACTGATTGATGATCTCGTCGGCGAACTTGTGCGCGATGCGGCGGGAATCGCGGACCTTGCCGGTGTATTTTTTGCCGACCAGTTGTTTGGACTGATACACGTCGAACAGGCGAAGCTCGACGGTCAGGTCGTCTCCCTGCACGCTGAAACCGCCTTTGACCAAACTCTCGGCGCCGAGGGTGGACCAGTTTTTAAAGTTGATAGTTTCTAAGGTGATTCCGCTTTGCTGCGGATCATCGATGAAAGCCGAGCGGTCCAAAACGCGGAACCAGCCCGAGAGATTCAAATCGTTGCCGATGGCATCCGCGACCGATTCCGAAATCCTGCGATTGTTATCGCTCGCGCCCAGGTTTTTCAGCGGCGAGATCGCGATGGGATAACGGCGGCCGGTTTGCCCTTCGATCGTTCCTTTTACCTGAGGTGAAAGGGGCCGAACGGAGAAAGCCTGCGCCAGCAGCAAAGTAAAAATAACCAGCGTCGCTCTCCGAAGCATCGGATTACCCCCCCAGCTCCTTCGGAGTAAAAGCCAGTTCCACGTCGGTAAATTCCTCGCGGTGGCTCTCGGGAGGCGGAGGGAGTGGATTGGCTTTTCTCAGCGCGCGGATCACCGAGTCATCGTAGGACGAATCGCCGGAACCGCGGACCAGTTTCAGCCCTACAATTTCTCCGTTTTCCTGAATGCTGAAACGCACCGACGCCACCAGGTCGGTTCTCCTTCCCGCCCAGGTCCAGCCGCTTTTGATCCGCTCGCGCATCTCGTTAAAATATCTTACGAACTCGGCGCCTCGCGCGATTCCTCCGCCGGTGCCTCCCGCGCCCAGGGCCGCGGCGCCGGGTTCTTTGCCGGTCGCGGTGCTGGTCGCCGCCGCCTTTTGCTGCTGCTGCTGTTCCCTCTGTTCCTGCGATTTGGCGCGACTCCGGATCGCCTCCAAAGCCTCTGCGATCCGTCTCTCCCTCAGCTCCTTGAGCTTTTCTCTGGTTTTTTCCGCCTCCGCCTCTTCCTTCTCCTTCTTGGCCTTTGCCGCCAATGCCATCTCGGCGCGGCTGTCCGGAAGTTTTTTCTTGGTCTCCTTCAGCTCGGCGGGGTTCGGTCGAACCTCTTCCTTGGCTTTTTTGGCCTCCTTCTTGGCTTCTTTTATCTCCGGCGAAGCCTTCACTTCCGGAACCGACTTCGCCTTGGGCGCCGGCGCGACCGAGGTGCCCGCTCCGCCGCCGAGCTTCTCGCCGCCGACTAAATCCACGGTGTACACAGGGTAATTCGGAGCTTTGCTCGGCAAAAACGGCACGATCAACAAAACCGCGATGAGCACGGCGTGGGCCACTCCCGAAAAGAAAACCCAGCGCCACACCCGTCCGCCGCCGTCGCGGTGATCGGATGGCCTTCCGGAAACCGGCAGGGGATCCAGATGAGTCTTCGCCATCTAACTTCCTTCTTGCGGCGGGCGCGTCACCATGCCGACTTTTTGAATGCCCGCCTGCTTGATCGTCTCGACCACTTTCATCACGACGCCGTAGCGCACGTCCTGATCCGCCCGGAGAAAAACTTCTTTGTCCGCCTTGATCCCGCGAATCGCGCGCAACTTCTGTCCCAGGTCCGAGACGCTCATCGCGGTGTCGTTGAGATAAACGCGGCCGTTCTTGTTGACGACAACGACGAGCTGCTCCTCTTTTCCCGGGATCGCGCCGGCCTTAGCCTGTGGCAGATTCACCTGCACGCCCTGCTGAAGGATCGGCGCCGTGACCATGAAGATCACGAGCAGCACCAGCATCACGTCTACGAGTGGAGTGACGTTGATCTGCGAGATCGTGGTCGATCCACCCTGCTGTGACGAAGTATCAATCGCCATAAACCGAACTCCTCCTTGCTTTTGCCTTGTGTTTTTACTTTTTACTTTTGCCTTTTTACTTATTTCAAAAAGTGCCGCTCCGCGATATTCAAGAACTCGTGCGAGAAATTGTCCATATCCGAAGTCAGGACCTTGATCCGCTGAACGAAATGATTGTAGGCCATCAGCGCGGGGATTGCCGCCGCCAGGCCGGCCGCCGTCGCGATCAGCGCCTCGGCGATGCCGGGAGCGACCGCCTGAATGCTGGAAGAATGCGTCGCGCTGAGACCGCGGAACGCGTTCATGATTCCCCAGACCGTGCCGAAGAGGCCGATAAACGGCGTCGTGCTCGCCGTGGTCCCGAGGAACGTGAGCGCCTTTTCGAGCTTCGTGATCTCGACGCTCGTCGCCCGCTTCATCGCGCGCGCGACGTTGTCCACGCCGCCCAACTCCGTCGTCAGCCCTTCGCCGGGAGAGGACTTGCCGCGCGAGACCCGGAGCAGCTCCTCGTAGCCGGCGCGAAACACCTGCGCCACGGGACCGGATTTGAGATCGCGGCTGGCGTCGTGGATCGACGCGAGGTTCCGGCTGTCCCAAAATATTTCGATGAACTTTTCCGATTCGCTCTTGGCCCGGCGCATCTGACTGAGCTTGGAAAAAATGATTCCCCAGCTCAGCACCGAAAACAAGATCAAGAGATAGAGCACCCCTTGGACCAGAGCACCCGATCCTCTGACCAAATCCAGGATCCCGTGCTGTTGGAGGACCGGCAAATCGTTCTGCGCCAATAATTGAAGCGGCCACAAGGAAGGCATCATGAGTCCGTTGAAAAACGATTATAACCTCTGTATCTAATCAAATAAAGTCCTGCCGCCATTTTTATGTATTAGACGATCGAGGGGGCGCTTTCATCGACATGATCCGCAAATTAAAAGACCTCGATCTCGCCGGCAAAAAGGTTTTCGTCCGCGCCGATTTCAACGTCCCGATCCAGCAAGGCAAGATCACGGAGATGCACCGCATCGAGAGCACGCTGCCGACGCTCAGCTTCGTTCTCGGCAAAGCCGAAAAACTTTTCCTCGCCTCTCATTTGGGACGGCCCGGCGGGAAAAGAGATCCCCAGTGGAGCCTGGCGCCGGTCGGCGACGCGCTGGAGAAGTTGCTTTCGTCTCCGGTCACGCTCGCGCCCGACTGCGTCGGCGCCGAAGTCGAGGCGCTCGCTCGAGACCCGGGCCAACGGATTGTTTTGTTGGAGAACCTCCGCTTCCATAAGGAAGAAGAGAAAAACGATCCCGGCTTTGCGCGGCAGCTCGCTTCTCTCGCCGAAG
The DNA window shown above is from Candidatus Binatia bacterium and carries:
- the ybgF gene encoding tol-pal system protein YbgF, with product MNRPYIVVFALAAAALPACVTPQQVDIIEREQRTLRSQTTTSRGDLDSIRASLADTSANVDQMRREINALKEKMEEVRYQLDRQIGRSTKEGDQRIKDLEAKVGKVGEELKAQAALLKQRDEEIRSLREGMQGRTAESAPPGAVTDPRDKAAPESEAAKKDYDDAWRLVERKEYRAAIPRLREFLKKHPNSALADNAQYWLGECYYGLKEYDQAILEFDAVRRRYPKGDKVPAALLKQGFAFAELGDKVDARLILQELVDRFPQSEEAGRAKQRLKTLGS
- the pal gene encoding peptidoglycan-associated lipoprotein Pal; amino-acid sequence: MFDRVNTLLWGTAFLAFLFVIGGCPKPTPTPQGDAASQGTAGGKGQQQSKTGESTTRGGSLEDASKGKLPVSDGPLKEVYFAYDSFDLRPDARATLKTNADWLKANPAARVEIEGHCDERGTNEYNLALGAKRAQAAKDYLITLGIPAARLSTISYGEELQVCKEQTEDCWQKNRRDRFVVTAGRPAS
- the tolB gene encoding Tol-Pal system beta propeller repeat protein TolB, coding for MLRRATLVIFTLLLAQAFSVRPLSPQVKGTIEGQTGRRYPIAISPLKNLGASDNNRRISESVADAIGNDLNLSGWFRVLDRSAFIDDPQQSGITLETINFKNWSTLGAESLVKGGFSVQGDDLTVELRLFDVYQSKQLVGKKYTGKVRDSRRIAHKFADEIINQFTGTPGPFNSRIAYVSKAGGSLKEVYVSHLDGSEKSQITNNRSINLSPAWSPDGRTVLYTSYKDGVRGLFLYDLTTGRETRISDRSGSSIGGKWSPDGQTIAVSFERGGNTDLYLLDRSGKILRRLTEDRGIDVSPSWSPDGNRLAFVSNRSGSPQIYIMDLGSGSVRRLTFSGSYNTSPDWSPKGDKIAYTSRVAGRFQVFTISVQGGEPQQLTSGSGDNEDPSWAPDGRFLAFASNRGGGRYRLYIMRDTGENQATLTASGSDDTNPSWSARLE
- the tolA gene encoding cell envelope integrity protein TolA, translating into MAKTHLDPLPVSGRPSDHRDGGGRVWRWVFFSGVAHAVLIAVLLIVPFLPSKAPNYPVYTVDLVGGEKLGGGAGTSVAPAPKAKSVPEVKASPEIKEAKKEAKKAKEEVRPNPAELKETKKKLPDSRAEMALAAKAKKEKEEAEAEKTREKLKELRERRIAEALEAIRSRAKSQEQREQQQQQKAAATSTATGKEPGAAALGAGGTGGGIARGAEFVRYFNEMRERIKSGWTWAGRRTDLVASVRFSIQENGEIVGLKLVRGSGDSSYDDSVIRALRKANPLPPPPESHREEFTDVELAFTPKELGG
- the tolR gene encoding protein TolR yields the protein MAIDTSSQQGGSTTISQINVTPLVDVMLVLLVIFMVTAPILQQGVQVNLPQAKAGAIPGKEEQLVVVVNKNGRVYLNDTAMSVSDLGQKLRAIRGIKADKEVFLRADQDVRYGVVMKVVETIKQAGIQKVGMVTRPPQEGS
- the tolQ gene encoding protein TolQ; this translates as MMPSLWPLQLLAQNDLPVLQQHGILDLVRGSGALVQGVLYLLILFSVLSWGIIFSKLSQMRRAKSESEKFIEIFWDSRNLASIHDASRDLKSGPVAQVFRAGYEELLRVSRGKSSPGEGLTTELGGVDNVARAMKRATSVEITKLEKALTFLGTTASTTPFIGLFGTVWGIMNAFRGLSATHSSSIQAVAPGIAEALIATAAGLAAAIPALMAYNHFVQRIKVLTSDMDNFSHEFLNIAERHFLK